Below is a window of Desmonostoc muscorum LEGE 12446 DNA.
AAATACTTTCTCACACATGCCGAATACGATAGAGGTAAATGGAAGAATGACCCTTACTTTTGACCAGGCTGCTTATAGCAATCTGCTAGCTGAAGTAGCTCCCAAATTGATTGAAACGGAAGAGGAATACGAACGCATATTAAAAGTTGCAGAGCGTCTAACTTTTGCGAAAAATCGTACTCTTGAGGAGCGAACTTTACACAAGTTGCTAGTGAACCTAATTGAAGCATATGAAGCACAGAATTACCCAATGAATGTGTCTGCGCCTCATGAGATACTTCAACACATTATGGAAGCAAGTGGAACTCGTCAAGCTGACTTGGTAGGGGTTATTGGATCGAGCGGTGTGGTGTCTGAAGTAGTAAATGGTAAACGTTCAATTAGTAAAGCACAAGCCAAAATACTTGGTGATTACTTCAAAGTTTCACCTACCTTATTCATCTAAGCTTCTCACTAATACTTCCGCTCTTTTGGTTCAAACATAGTAATCGCCACAGGTCGATACTGTATATCAATTCCCGCTGGTGAATAGTAAGCCATTGTGTGTTTGAGAAAGTTAGCATCATCTCGCTCGGAATAATCTTCGCGGAAGTGTGCGCCGCGGCTTTCTTGGCGATTTAGGGCTGATGCCAAAATTGTCTGTCCCACTACCATTAAACTTCGCAGTTCTAAGGCTTCCACAAGTTCCGTATTCCAGCAACTTCCTTTGTCATCTAAATAAATTTGTGGATATCGCTGTTGGATTTCTTCTAATTTTTGTAACCCTTCACTCATTAATGCCTCAGTGCGGAAAACACCGCAATACTCAGTCATACAATCTTGGAAGGCTTCACGAACTTGATTAATGCGATACTCT
It encodes the following:
- a CDS encoding helix-turn-helix domain-containing protein encodes the protein MTLTFDQAAYSNLLAEVAPKLIETEEEYERILKVAERLTFAKNRTLEERTLHKLLVNLIEAYEAQNYPMNVSAPHEILQHIMEASGTRQADLVGVIGSSGVVSEVVNGKRSISKAQAKILGDYFKVSPTLFI